One window of Alosa sapidissima isolate fAloSap1 chromosome 21, fAloSap1.pri, whole genome shotgun sequence genomic DNA carries:
- the acot13 gene encoding acyl-coenzyme A thioesterase 13, translating to MASLSLNSIKQLMKAMVDTPGFDRVLSKVSILSASPGKVVCEMKVEEEHTNRGGTLHGGLTATLVDVISTTAIMYSERGAPGVSVDMNITYMNAAKMGEDVLITAQVLKQGRTLAFATVDLTNKATGKLIAQGRHTKHLGNS from the exons ATGGCTTCGCTATCACTAAATTCAATAAAACAGCTTATGAAGGCTATGGTGGACACCCCTGGATTTGACCGCGTTTTAAGCAAG GTCAGTATTTTATCTGCGAGCCCCGGTAAGGTTGTATGTGAGATGAAGGTTGAGGAGGAGCACACGAACCGAGGGGGCACACTTCACGGGGGGCTTACGGCGACCCTGGTCGATGTCATCTCCACCACTGCGATCATGTATTCAGAGAGAGGCGCACCGGGCGTCAGTGTCGACATGAATATCAC GTATATGAATGCAGCCAAGATGGGAGAAGACGTCCTGATCACCGCGCAGGTTCTGAAACAGGGACGGACGCTTGCCTTTGCCACTGTAGATCTCACCAACAAAGCAACGGGGAAACTGATAGCACAGGGCCGACACACAAAACACCTGGGTAATAGTTAA